In Bos indicus x Bos taurus breed Angus x Brahman F1 hybrid chromosome 21, Bos_hybrid_MaternalHap_v2.0, whole genome shotgun sequence, one DNA window encodes the following:
- the ZFYVE21 gene encoding zinc finger FYVE domain-containing protein 21 isoform X3, whose translation MQCDTKFDFLTRKHHCRRCGKCFCDKCCGQKVALRRMCFVDPVRQCAGCAPVSRREADFYDRQLKLLLSGATFLVTFENSEKPDTMVCRLSSNQRFLLLDGDGDGDGHREVEVARIAAVQMLTEGLPPGDTLSHTSLPASRPAAEGGNARAIGMTLQYTTPGAEGLTQLTLTAGEDADGSRRQATAWLAAMHKAAKLLYESRDQ comes from the exons ATGCAGTGTGACACCAAGTTTGACTTTCTCACCAGGAAG CACCACTGCCGCCGGTGCGGGAAGTGCTTCTGCGACAAGTGCTGCGGCCAGAAGGTGGCGCTGCGGCGCATGTGCTTCGTGGACCCCGTGCGGCAGTGCGCCGGGTGCGCGCCGGTGTCGCGGCGCGAGGCCGACTTCTACGACCGGCAGCTCAAGCTGCTGCTGAGCG GAGCCACCTTCCTCGTGACTTTCGAGAACTCCGAGAAGCCGGACACGATGGTCTGCCGTCTTTCCAGCAACCAGAG GTTCCTGCTTCTGGACGGGGACGGGGACGGGGACGGTCACCGCGAGGTGGAGGTGGCGCGCATCGCCGCCGTGCAGATGCTCACGGAGGGTCTCCCTCCCGGAG ACACTCTCTCTCACACCAGCCTCCCCGCCAGCCGGCCCGCCGCCGAAG GAGGCAACGCGAGGGCCATAGGCATGACCCTGCAGTACACGACCCCGGGGGCGGAGGGGCTGACGCAGCTGACGCTGACAGCCGGCGAGGACGCCGACGGCAGCAGGAGGCAGGCGACGGCATGGCTGGCGGCCATGCATAAG GCGGCCAAGCTCCTCTACGAGTCTCGGGACCAGTAA